The window CTCCATCATACTGAGGGAGCCGCGCGTGCGTCGACTCGAGGGAGGAGCGTATGGGTGAGCCGGGCGGGGTTGCCATCGTGACCGGGGCGTCGCGCGGGATCGGGCGGGCCGTCGCCCGCGCCCTCGCCGAGGCCGGCTACCGGGTGGTCGTGAACTATCGGGAGCGCGAGGGGGAGGCGCGTGCGCTCGTCGACTCCATCGCGGCCGCCGGCGGACAGGCCCACGCGCTCCGAGCCGACGTCGGCGTGCCCGAGGAGAGCCGCGCCCTGGTCCGCTCGACGCTCGAGATGTTCGGTCGGGTCGACGTCCTGGTGAACAACGCCGGCGTCCACCTCCCGGGCGTGAGACTGGCCGACGTCCCCCCTGCCGACTGGGAGCGGATCCTCCGGGTGAACCTGAGCGGCCCGTTCCACCTGATCCAGGCCGTGGTGCCTCCCATGCGCGCACGGCGGAGCGGCCACATCGTCAACCTCTCCTCCAACGTGACCCAGCGCTTTCCTGCCGCCAGCGGCCCGTACACCGTGTCGAAGAGCGGCCTCGACGCCCTGACCCGGATCCTGGCCAAGGAGGAGGGGCCGCACGGGATCCGGGTCAACGCGGTGGCGCCCGGGCCGATCGCCACCGACATGCTGGGCGAGTCGCTCGACGCGCTGGGCCCGGAGCGGGCCGAGGCCTTCGTCCGCTCC is drawn from Candidatus Methylomirabilota bacterium and contains these coding sequences:
- a CDS encoding 3-oxoacyl-ACP reductase family protein encodes the protein MGEPGGVAIVTGASRGIGRAVARALAEAGYRVVVNYREREGEARALVDSIAAAGGQAHALRADVGVPEESRALVRSTLEMFGRVDVLVNNAGVHLPGVRLADVPPADWERILRVNLSGPFHLIQAVVPPMRARRSGHIVNLSSNVTQRFPAASGPYTVSKSGLDALTRILAKEEGPHGIRVNAVAPGPIATDMLGESLDALGPERAEAFVRSVPLGRTGRPEEIAAVVRFLVSDEASYLTGQVIYVNGGGPGSL